In one Alnus glutinosa chromosome 12, dhAlnGlut1.1, whole genome shotgun sequence genomic region, the following are encoded:
- the LOC133883017 gene encoding transcription factor bHLH94-like yields MALEAVVFPQDPFGYSGKDLYNLLGGNWSSYDFGLEKEDEQGGSFDFLENQTENCLYGDYSPSPPSMVQHLNQLHHSNASLDATSASFQTANESQQVDSSATTIPTRPKRRRAKSRKNKEEIENQRMTHIAVERNRRKQMNEYLSVLRSLMPDSYVQRGDQASIIGGAINFVKELEQRLQFLGVHKEMETTSDGGGASLPFSEFFTFPQYSTSSSHCDNNSVAMSTEQVGEIQLAIADIEVTMVESHASLKIRSKRRPKQLLKLVSGLHTMRLTVLHLNVTTVDEFVLYSLSVKVEDDCKLSSVDEIATAVHQLLCRIQEEAYC; encoded by the exons atggCACTAGAAGCTGTGGTTTTTCCACAAGACCCATTTGGTTACAGTGGCAAAGATCTCTACAACTTGTTAGGAGGGAATTGGAGCTCCTACGACTTTGGCCTTGAAAAAGAAGATGAACAAGGCGGCTCCTTTGATTTTCTCGAGAACCAAACAGAAAACTGCCTCTACGGAGATTACAGTCCCTCACCTCCCTCAATGGTACAACATCTGAATCAGCTTCACCACTCCAATGCATCCTTGGACGCCACCAGTGCTTCTTTTCAAACCGCCAATGAATCCCAACAAGTTGATTCTTCAGCAACAACCATCCCTACTCGTCCGAAGAGACGCCGGGCAAAGAGtagaaagaacaaagaagaaattgAGAACCAAAGAATGACTCACATTGCCGTAGAGCGAAATCGAAGAAAGCAGATGAATGAGTATCTCTCTGTTCTTCGTTCTTTAATGCCAGACTCCTATGTCCAAAGG GGTGATCAAGCATCTATTATAGGGGGTGCGATTAATTTTGTTAAGGAGCTTGAGCAGCGCCTACAGTTCCTTGGTGTTCATAAGGAAATGGAGACAACATCGGATGGTGGTGGTGCATCTTTGCCCTTCTCTGAGTTCTTCACCTTTCCACAGTACTCAACAAGTTCGAGTCACTGTGATAATAATTCTGTGGCCATGAGTACCGAGCAAGTAGGTGAGATTCAATTGGCTATTGCTGACATAGAAGTAACGATGGTGGAGAGCCACGCAAGCCTCAAAATAAGGTCGAAAAGGCGGCCAAAGCAGCTCCTTAAGCTTGTCTCTGGGTTGCATACGATGCGCCTCACAGTGCTTCACCTCAATGTCACAACCGTTGATGAATTTGTGCTCTATTCTCTCAGTGTCAAG GTAGAGGATGATTGTAAGCTGAGTTCAGTGGATGAGATTGCAACAGCTGTGCATCAGTTGCTATGTAGGATTCAAGAAGAGGCATATTGTTAA